Proteins found in one Oreochromis niloticus isolate F11D_XX linkage group LG22, O_niloticus_UMD_NMBU, whole genome shotgun sequence genomic segment:
- the LOC100706975 gene encoding zinc fingers and homeoboxes protein 1 isoform X2 has protein sequence MASRRKSTIPCMVPPRETVDSDQEMQDVTGSADPEDSNGAATISSEASGLLEERGEEANGRRDAAVSDPYLDLNAAEGGYECKYCSFQTSELNLFTMHVDTEHPDVVLNTSYVCMECDYHTKSYDTLLAHNARLHPGEDNFTRTMVKRNNETIFQQTVNDLTFDGSFVKVEEDEAEETARRGIAFSKTPIMRNKSRAEPKKFTAAHKMPVDDVIKVESDDEDDDKEPPALSPAPTAPAAVAPRLIPVTAPLQVQAVPQSIVVNSPNVLQIKGGASPAGGGVLPPGTLAQVLSALQNQQNSTQTQLLIPISSIPTYNAAMDNNVLLVSAYNRFPYPSVSEIVGLSSQTKFSEEQIKVWFSAQRLKHGVSWTPEEVEEARRKKFNGTVQTVPQTITVIPANIAATTNGLQNIFQTCQIVGQPGLVLTQVAGNSGAVPVASPITLTVAGVPGSQPKAAEPSASESNVEMSSSSAGASLGLDSTASKPKKSKEQLAELKASYSRRQFATEAEISRLMQVTKLSKRAIKKWFSDTRYNQRNSKDHHSLLLREATPARAAAAGGRGGRSSSAGGISINDSNNSDNTATIVIDSSDDASDSSPTSAGAPGSAGSSSDLRVKFRHAFPDFTPQKFKEKTPEQLLVLEASFQKSDTPSDEELSRLRAETKLTRREVDAWFTERRKMPSVGQLKDSDAEGDGEKAKPAAAPSSSAQERQGTPPISRKLVKKTPEQLHILKKAFVRSQWPTPEEYDQMAKDSGLPRTYIVNWFGDTRYACKNSNLKWYYLYQSGKVDEALNGGAKSQKKSRKRFRGWSRRTRRPYPCKRSPQGGDGAIKVKSGKAFLKEYYLKHRALSEKDLDELVAKSSMSYEQVRDWFSETTRRAEEGTEVFSDEEAEGEEEEEEEEAAAEHADSEGEMEVKEQGEEASDDDCVEEDEKDAEEEEEEEEDEEIQEGSEGFSQSQPQTEEQT, from the exons ATGGCGAGCAGGAGGAAGTCCACCATCCCCTGCATGGTTCCTCCCCGAGAAACTGTGGACTCAGACCAAGAGATGCAGGACGTAACGGGCTCAGCGGATCCAGAGGACAGCAACGGTGCGGCGACCATCTCCTCGGAGGCTTCTGGCCTGCTGGAGGAGCGAGGCGAGGAGGCCAACGGCAGGCGTGACGCCGCGGTGTCAGACCCCTACCTGGACTTAAACGCAGCGGAGGGAGGCTACGAGTGCAAATACTGCAGCTTCCAGACGTCAGAGCTCAACCTGTTCACCATGCACGTGGACACGGAGCATCCCGACGTCGTCCTCAACACCTCCTATGTCTGCATGGAGTGTGACTACCACACCAAGAG CTACGACACGCTGCTGGCCCACAATGCTCGGCTGCACCCGGGCGAGGACAACTTCACACGGACGATGGTGAAGCGCAACAATGAGACCATCTTCCAGCAGACGGTGAACGACCTGACCTTCGACGGCAGCTTCGTCAAAGTGGAGGAGGACGAGGCGGAGGAGACGGCGCGCAGAGGCATCGCCTTCAGCAAGACGCCTATCATGAGGAACAAGAGCCGAGCCGAGCCCAAGAAGTTCACCGCCGCGCACAAGATGCCCGTCGACGACGTCATCAAAGTGGAAAGCGACGACGAGGACGATGACAAGGAGCCGCCCGCGCTGTCGCCTGCACCGACAGCCCCCGCTGCCGTTGCCCCTCGCCTCATCCCTGTCACCGCGCCGCTGCAGGTCCAGGCTGTGCCGCAGAGCATTGTGGTGAACAGCCCCAACGTGCTGCAGATTAAAGGCGGGGCCTCCCCCGCTGGTGGCGGCGTGCTGCCTCCGGGGACGCTGGCGCAGGTTCTGTCCGCCCTGCAGAACCAGCAGAACAGCACGCAGACGCAGCTCCTCATCCCCATCAGCAGCATCCCCACCTACAACGCAGCCATGGACAACAACGTCCTGCTGGTCAGCGCCTACAACAG GTTTCCGTATCCCTCGGTGTCGGAGATCGTGGGCCTGTCGTCGCAGACCAAGTTCAGCGAGGAGCAGATCAAAGTCTGGTTTTCTGCTCAGAGGCTCAAACACGGAGTCAGCTGGACGCCGGAGGAG GTGGAGGAGGCACGGAGGAAGAAGTTTAACGGCACAGTGCAGACCGTCCCTCAGACCATCACTGTCATCCCCGCTAACATTGCCGCCACCACAAACGGCCTGCAGAACATCTTCCAGACGTGTCAGATCGTCGGGCAGCCGGGCCTCGTCCTCACTCAGGTGGCCGGGAACAGCGGCGCAGTCCCCGTTGCCTCTCCCATCACGCTGACGGTCGCGGGCGTCCCCGGCAGCCAACCCAAAGCCGCCGAGCCGTCGGCATCCGAATCGAATGTCGAGATGTCGTCTTCGTCGGCCGGTGCGTCGCTCGGTCTGGACTCGACCGCGAGCAAGCCGAAGAAGTCCAAAGAGCAGCTGGCAGAGCTGAAGGCGAGCTACAGCCGGCGGCAGTTCGCCACAGAGGCGGAGATCTCGCGCCTCATGCAAGTTACCAAACTATCCAAGCGAGCGATAAAGAAGTGGTTCAGCGACACGCGCTACAACCAGAGGAACTCCAAGGACCACCACAGCCTGCTCCTGAGGGAGGCCACGCCTGCCAGAGCCGCGGCCGCCGGCGGCCGAggaggaaggagcagcagcGCTGGCGGCATCAGCATCAACGACAGCAACAACAGCGACAACACCGCCACCATCGTCATCGACTCCAGTGACGACGCCAGCGACTCCTCGCCGACCTCGGCCGGCGCTCCGGGCTCAGCCGGGTCCTCCAGCGACCTCCGCGTCAAATTCCGCCACGCCTTTCCCGACTTCACGCCGCAGAAGTTCAAGGAAAAGACTCCGGAGCAGCTGCTCGTGCTGGAGGCCAGCTTCCAGAAGTCGGACACGCCCTCAGACGAGGAGCTGAGCCGGCTGCGGGCGGAGACAAAGCTGACGAGGCGTGAGGTGGACGCCTGGTTCACGGAGAGGAGGAAAATGCCGTCAGTGGGTCAGTTGAAGGACAGTGACGCGGAGGGGGACGGCGAGAAGGCGAAACCGGCCGCCGCGCCTTCGTCCTCGGCTCAGGAACGACAGGGCACGCCGCCCATCAGCAGGAAGTTGGTGAAGAAGACGCCGGAGCAGCTCCACATCCTAAAGAAGGCCTTCGTCCGCTCGCAGTGGCCGACGCCCGAGGAGTACGACCAGATGGCGAAGGACAGCGGGCTGCCGAGGACGTACATCGTAAACTGGTTCGGAGACACGCGCTACGCCTGCAAGAACAGCAACCTGAAGTGGTACTACCTCTACCAGAGTGGGAAG GTGGACGAGGCGTTGAACGGCGGCGCGAAGAGCCAGAAGAAGTCCAGGAAGCGTTTCCGTGGTTGGTCCAGGAGGACCCGCCGGCCGTATCCCTGCAAGCGCTCTCCACAGGGCGGCGACGGTGCCATCAAG GTGAAGTCCGGTAAGGCTTTTCTGAAGGAGTACTACCTCAAGCACCGAGCCCTGAGCGAGAAGGACCTGGATGAGCTGGTGGCAAAGTCCAGCATGAGCTACGAGCAGGTCAGAGACTGGTTCTCCGAGACCACCAGGAGGGCGGAGGAGGGCACGGAGGTCTTCAGTGACGAGGAGGctgagggggaggaggaggaagaggaggaggaggcggcggCAGAACATGCAGACAGCGAGGGAGAGATGGAGGTGAAAGAACAAGGAGAGGAGGCATCGGACGACGACTGTGTGGAGGAAGATGAGAAGGAcgcagaagaagaggaggaggaggaggaggatgaagagatCCAGGAGGGATCTGAAGgtttcagccaatcacagccgcagacAGAGGAGCAGACATGA
- the LOC100706975 gene encoding zinc fingers and homeoboxes protein 1 isoform X1 produces MASRRKSTIPCMVPPRETVDSDQEMQDVTGSADPEDSNGAATISSEASGLLEERGEEANGRRDAAVSDPYLDLNAAEGGYECKYCSFQTSELNLFTMHVDTEHPDVVLNTSYVCMECDYHTKSYDTLLAHNARLHPGEDNFTRTMVKRNNETIFQQTVNDLTFDGSFVKVEEDEAEETARRGIAFSKTPIMRNKSRAEPKKFTAAHKMPVDDVIKVESDDEDDDKEPPALSPAPTAPAAVAPRLIPVTAPLQVQAVPQSIVVNSPNVLQIKGGASPAGGGVLPPGTLAQVLSALQNQQNSTQTQLLIPISSIPTYNAAMDNNVLLVSAYNRFPYPSVSEIVGLSSQTKFSEEQIKVWFSAQRLKHGVSWTPEEVEEARRKKFNGTVQTVPQTITVIPANIAATTNGLQNIFQTCQIVGQPGLVLTQVAGNSGAVPVASPITLTVAGVPGSQPKAAEPSASESNVEMSSSSAGASLGLDSTASKPKKSKEQLAELKASYSRRQFATEAEISRLMQVTKLSKRAIKKWFSDTRYNQRNSKDHHSLLLREATPARAAAAGGRGGRSSSAGGISINDSNNSDNTATIVIDSSDDASDSSPTSAGAPGSAGSSSDLRVKFRHAFPDFTPQKFKEKTPEQLLVLEASFQKSDTPSDEELSRLRAETKLTRREVDAWFTERRKMPSVGQLKDSDAEGDGEKAKPAAAPSSSAQERQGTPPISRKLVKKTPEQLHILKKAFVRSQWPTPEEYDQMAKDSGLPRTYIVNWFGDTRYACKNSNLKWYYLYQSGKVDEALNGGAKSQKKSRKRFRGWSRRTRRPYPCKRSPQGGDGAIKVKSGKAFLKEYYLKHRALSEKDLDELVAKSSMSYEQVRDWFSETTRRAEEGTEVFSDEEAEGEEEEEEEEAAAEHADSEGEMEVKEQGEEASDDDCVEEDEKDAEEEEEEEEDEEIQEGSEGFSQSQPQTEEQTGLSLLPPRRDDGGRGVSQLVVRDPKTAASSSDGRSLVERWVGASEASFGSRCS; encoded by the exons ATGGCGAGCAGGAGGAAGTCCACCATCCCCTGCATGGTTCCTCCCCGAGAAACTGTGGACTCAGACCAAGAGATGCAGGACGTAACGGGCTCAGCGGATCCAGAGGACAGCAACGGTGCGGCGACCATCTCCTCGGAGGCTTCTGGCCTGCTGGAGGAGCGAGGCGAGGAGGCCAACGGCAGGCGTGACGCCGCGGTGTCAGACCCCTACCTGGACTTAAACGCAGCGGAGGGAGGCTACGAGTGCAAATACTGCAGCTTCCAGACGTCAGAGCTCAACCTGTTCACCATGCACGTGGACACGGAGCATCCCGACGTCGTCCTCAACACCTCCTATGTCTGCATGGAGTGTGACTACCACACCAAGAG CTACGACACGCTGCTGGCCCACAATGCTCGGCTGCACCCGGGCGAGGACAACTTCACACGGACGATGGTGAAGCGCAACAATGAGACCATCTTCCAGCAGACGGTGAACGACCTGACCTTCGACGGCAGCTTCGTCAAAGTGGAGGAGGACGAGGCGGAGGAGACGGCGCGCAGAGGCATCGCCTTCAGCAAGACGCCTATCATGAGGAACAAGAGCCGAGCCGAGCCCAAGAAGTTCACCGCCGCGCACAAGATGCCCGTCGACGACGTCATCAAAGTGGAAAGCGACGACGAGGACGATGACAAGGAGCCGCCCGCGCTGTCGCCTGCACCGACAGCCCCCGCTGCCGTTGCCCCTCGCCTCATCCCTGTCACCGCGCCGCTGCAGGTCCAGGCTGTGCCGCAGAGCATTGTGGTGAACAGCCCCAACGTGCTGCAGATTAAAGGCGGGGCCTCCCCCGCTGGTGGCGGCGTGCTGCCTCCGGGGACGCTGGCGCAGGTTCTGTCCGCCCTGCAGAACCAGCAGAACAGCACGCAGACGCAGCTCCTCATCCCCATCAGCAGCATCCCCACCTACAACGCAGCCATGGACAACAACGTCCTGCTGGTCAGCGCCTACAACAG GTTTCCGTATCCCTCGGTGTCGGAGATCGTGGGCCTGTCGTCGCAGACCAAGTTCAGCGAGGAGCAGATCAAAGTCTGGTTTTCTGCTCAGAGGCTCAAACACGGAGTCAGCTGGACGCCGGAGGAG GTGGAGGAGGCACGGAGGAAGAAGTTTAACGGCACAGTGCAGACCGTCCCTCAGACCATCACTGTCATCCCCGCTAACATTGCCGCCACCACAAACGGCCTGCAGAACATCTTCCAGACGTGTCAGATCGTCGGGCAGCCGGGCCTCGTCCTCACTCAGGTGGCCGGGAACAGCGGCGCAGTCCCCGTTGCCTCTCCCATCACGCTGACGGTCGCGGGCGTCCCCGGCAGCCAACCCAAAGCCGCCGAGCCGTCGGCATCCGAATCGAATGTCGAGATGTCGTCTTCGTCGGCCGGTGCGTCGCTCGGTCTGGACTCGACCGCGAGCAAGCCGAAGAAGTCCAAAGAGCAGCTGGCAGAGCTGAAGGCGAGCTACAGCCGGCGGCAGTTCGCCACAGAGGCGGAGATCTCGCGCCTCATGCAAGTTACCAAACTATCCAAGCGAGCGATAAAGAAGTGGTTCAGCGACACGCGCTACAACCAGAGGAACTCCAAGGACCACCACAGCCTGCTCCTGAGGGAGGCCACGCCTGCCAGAGCCGCGGCCGCCGGCGGCCGAggaggaaggagcagcagcGCTGGCGGCATCAGCATCAACGACAGCAACAACAGCGACAACACCGCCACCATCGTCATCGACTCCAGTGACGACGCCAGCGACTCCTCGCCGACCTCGGCCGGCGCTCCGGGCTCAGCCGGGTCCTCCAGCGACCTCCGCGTCAAATTCCGCCACGCCTTTCCCGACTTCACGCCGCAGAAGTTCAAGGAAAAGACTCCGGAGCAGCTGCTCGTGCTGGAGGCCAGCTTCCAGAAGTCGGACACGCCCTCAGACGAGGAGCTGAGCCGGCTGCGGGCGGAGACAAAGCTGACGAGGCGTGAGGTGGACGCCTGGTTCACGGAGAGGAGGAAAATGCCGTCAGTGGGTCAGTTGAAGGACAGTGACGCGGAGGGGGACGGCGAGAAGGCGAAACCGGCCGCCGCGCCTTCGTCCTCGGCTCAGGAACGACAGGGCACGCCGCCCATCAGCAGGAAGTTGGTGAAGAAGACGCCGGAGCAGCTCCACATCCTAAAGAAGGCCTTCGTCCGCTCGCAGTGGCCGACGCCCGAGGAGTACGACCAGATGGCGAAGGACAGCGGGCTGCCGAGGACGTACATCGTAAACTGGTTCGGAGACACGCGCTACGCCTGCAAGAACAGCAACCTGAAGTGGTACTACCTCTACCAGAGTGGGAAG GTGGACGAGGCGTTGAACGGCGGCGCGAAGAGCCAGAAGAAGTCCAGGAAGCGTTTCCGTGGTTGGTCCAGGAGGACCCGCCGGCCGTATCCCTGCAAGCGCTCTCCACAGGGCGGCGACGGTGCCATCAAG GTGAAGTCCGGTAAGGCTTTTCTGAAGGAGTACTACCTCAAGCACCGAGCCCTGAGCGAGAAGGACCTGGATGAGCTGGTGGCAAAGTCCAGCATGAGCTACGAGCAGGTCAGAGACTGGTTCTCCGAGACCACCAGGAGGGCGGAGGAGGGCACGGAGGTCTTCAGTGACGAGGAGGctgagggggaggaggaggaagaggaggaggaggcggcggCAGAACATGCAGACAGCGAGGGAGAGATGGAGGTGAAAGAACAAGGAGAGGAGGCATCGGACGACGACTGTGTGGAGGAAGATGAGAAGGAcgcagaagaagaggaggaggaggaggaggatgaagagatCCAGGAGGGATCTGAAGgtttcagccaatcacagccgcagacAGAGGAGCAGA